Proteins encoded together in one Synechococcus sp. A15-62 window:
- a CDS encoding YcjF family protein — translation MKRQTRLVIGLAVAFMALVLIGVAVQTIRSLLWDLSYFLPPWLLTPVLLLGLVLLATVAVQVGWPMWKRLKSRPAQRQPQPTAAPRNRRDAASTSLGHVDRLIERIQDDISRRSLQKERDRVAEELKRGDLVVVVFGTGSSGKTSLIRALLKEMVGDVGAPMGVTKTSRAYRLRLKGLERGLQLVDTPGILEAGDEGLSREETARRRAVRADLLIVVVDGDLRASEYAVVTSLAGLGKRLLLVLNKRDLRGVEEEKRLLQVLRSRCQGQLNPADVVACSASPQSIPQPGRRPLQPLPDVSDLLQRLAVVLHAEGEELIADNILLQCRSLDNRGRDLLNEQRSREAKRCIDRYSWMGAGIVAANPLPGVDLLSTAAVNAQMILEMAKIYGVEMSRDRAKDLALSLGQTLGKLGIVKGAMSLLGTSLSLSLPTLVLGQVLQGVVTAWLTRIAGSSFMRYFEQDQDWGDGGMQTVVQQAFELNRRELSLQRFLASAMRQVVEPLQHSAAGRLPPQPEPQQEGEASAPGHPER, via the coding sequence ATGAAACGCCAAACCCGGTTGGTCATCGGTCTCGCCGTTGCCTTTATGGCTCTCGTGCTGATCGGCGTTGCCGTTCAGACCATCCGCAGCCTGCTTTGGGATCTGAGTTACTTCCTGCCTCCCTGGTTGCTCACGCCGGTGCTGCTGCTGGGGCTCGTGCTGTTGGCCACTGTTGCGGTGCAGGTGGGTTGGCCGATGTGGAAACGTCTGAAATCGCGCCCCGCCCAACGCCAACCTCAACCCACCGCCGCTCCCCGGAATCGCCGGGATGCTGCGTCCACCAGCCTTGGCCACGTGGATCGTCTGATCGAACGCATCCAGGACGACATCAGTCGCCGCAGCCTTCAGAAGGAACGTGACCGGGTCGCTGAGGAGCTGAAGCGAGGCGATCTGGTGGTTGTGGTGTTCGGCACTGGATCCAGCGGCAAGACATCGCTGATCCGCGCCTTGCTCAAAGAAATGGTCGGCGATGTGGGAGCGCCCATGGGCGTGACCAAAACCAGCCGCGCCTACCGCCTGCGTTTGAAAGGTCTGGAGCGTGGACTTCAGCTCGTGGACACCCCAGGAATCTTGGAAGCCGGAGACGAAGGCCTCAGCCGGGAGGAAACAGCCCGTCGTCGGGCGGTTCGCGCCGATCTGTTGATCGTGGTGGTGGACGGAGACCTCCGAGCCTCGGAATACGCCGTCGTGACGTCGCTCGCCGGGCTCGGCAAACGGCTGCTCCTGGTGCTGAACAAGCGGGATTTACGCGGGGTCGAGGAGGAGAAAAGGCTCCTGCAGGTGCTTCGCTCCCGTTGCCAGGGACAGCTCAACCCTGCTGATGTGGTGGCCTGCAGTGCCTCCCCTCAATCGATTCCTCAACCCGGGCGTCGCCCGCTGCAGCCGCTGCCTGACGTCAGCGATCTGCTGCAGCGCCTCGCCGTTGTACTGCACGCCGAGGGGGAGGAATTGATTGCCGACAACATCCTTTTGCAGTGCCGATCCCTCGACAACCGTGGGCGCGACCTGTTGAACGAGCAGCGGTCTCGGGAAGCCAAACGCTGCATTGACCGCTACAGCTGGATGGGGGCGGGGATTGTCGCTGCCAACCCGCTGCCAGGGGTGGATCTGTTGAGCACCGCAGCGGTGAATGCCCAGATGATCCTGGAGATGGCCAAGATCTACGGGGTTGAGATGTCCCGTGATCGCGCCAAGGATTTAGCCCTGTCCCTTGGACAAACCTTGGGCAAGCTGGGCATCGTCAAAGGAGCGATGAGCTTGCTGGGCACCAGCCTGAGCCTGAGCTTGCCCACTTTGGTGCTGGGGCAGGTGCTCCAGGGGGTGGTGACCGCATGGCTCACCCGCATCGCCGGAAGCAGTTTCATGCGCTACTTCGAGCAGGACCAGGACTGGGGTGACGGCGGCATGCAGACCGTGGTGCAACAGGCCTTTGAGCTCAACCGACGGGAACTCTCCCTGCAGCGGTTTCTGGCCAGTGCCATGCGGCAAGTGGTTGAACCGCTTCAGCATTCGGCGGCGGGACGTCTTCCACCCCAGCCAGAGCCTCAGCAGGAGGGGGAAGCATCGGCCCCCGGGCATCCAGAACGGTGA
- the lspA gene encoding signal peptidase II, with the protein MTRPLPRRSTLLIALLIVVVDQLSKAAASSALQRGQSLPLLPHLLSLQLVHNTGAAFSVLQGSTALLGLLSLGVGIGLILWIWRERVLPFWQALAAAALLGGTVGNGIDRWRLGHVVDFLALEPIDFPIFNAADVAINLAVLCFAIDLWTRRDDSSLRDNSRG; encoded by the coding sequence ATGACGAGACCACTTCCGCGTCGCTCAACCCTGCTGATTGCCCTGCTCATCGTGGTGGTGGATCAGCTGAGCAAGGCGGCGGCCTCCAGTGCTTTGCAAAGGGGCCAATCCCTGCCCCTGCTGCCTCATCTGCTGTCGCTGCAATTGGTTCACAACACCGGCGCAGCCTTCAGTGTTCTGCAGGGCTCCACTGCACTGCTTGGGCTGCTCAGCTTGGGGGTGGGCATCGGGCTGATCCTGTGGATCTGGCGTGAGCGGGTGCTGCCCTTCTGGCAGGCCCTCGCCGCTGCTGCGCTTCTGGGCGGCACCGTGGGCAATGGGATTGACCGTTGGCGCCTGGGTCATGTGGTGGATTTTCTTGCGCTCGAACCGATCGATTTCCCGATCTTCAACGCTGCGGACGTCGCCATCAATCTCGCAGTGCTCTGCTTTGCCATCGACCTATGGACCCGCCGGGATGACAGCAGCCTTCGTGACAACAGCCGTGGCTGA
- a CDS encoding biotin transporter BioY — protein sequence MRALAYWCGALAGLLAILIGGLVPAALLLPAPEPVLLPLPVTWQVPALLLCAMVSGPRAGVMAAVGYLSLGLFSLPVFHGGGGLSYVLEPGFGYLAGFVPAAWLTGRLAQQDGMDDLPRQSLCALGGLFLLQICGVLNLALGALLGRWNLGFPELLMQFSFGPLPAQMLLCIGAGFLSVVLRRLLIIEP from the coding sequence GTGAGGGCTCTCGCCTACTGGTGTGGTGCCCTGGCGGGTCTGCTGGCCATCCTCATCGGTGGCCTGGTGCCGGCCGCTTTGCTCCTGCCTGCACCCGAGCCGGTCCTTCTCCCCCTGCCGGTCACCTGGCAGGTGCCAGCGCTGCTTCTCTGCGCCATGGTCAGTGGCCCGCGCGCCGGCGTGATGGCCGCTGTTGGCTATCTGAGCCTGGGTTTGTTCAGTCTGCCGGTGTTCCATGGCGGTGGCGGGCTGAGCTACGTGCTGGAACCGGGTTTCGGCTATCTGGCGGGCTTCGTGCCCGCGGCCTGGCTCACCGGTCGTCTGGCACAGCAGGACGGCATGGATGACCTGCCCAGACAGTCGCTCTGCGCCCTTGGAGGACTGTTCCTTCTCCAGATCTGCGGAGTGCTGAATCTCGCCCTCGGGGCACTTCTGGGGCGATGGAACCTTGGCTTCCCCGAGCTGCTGATGCAATTTTCGTTCGGTCCGCTGCCGGCTCAGATGTTGCTCTGCATCGGTGCTGGTTTTCTCTCGGTGGTGTTGCGCCGGTTGTTGATCATCGAGCCATGA
- a CDS encoding DUF3148 domain-containing protein has translation MTVSIGDQLRLSQQLPYLKSADPMPMLRPPDLVAAGEVGEVVALHPMETVAVRFRRGTFLIPLDRLDPVDAAEAD, from the coding sequence ATGACGGTATCGATTGGTGATCAGCTGCGCCTGTCGCAGCAGCTTCCTTACCTCAAGTCGGCGGATCCGATGCCGATGCTGCGACCACCGGATCTGGTGGCGGCCGGTGAAGTGGGCGAGGTGGTTGCGCTTCATCCAATGGAGACGGTTGCCGTGCGTTTTCGCCGGGGTACGTTCCTGATCCCCCTCGACCGGCTGGATCCGGTTGATGCCGCTGAGGCGGACTAA
- a CDS encoding pitrilysin family protein produces the protein MSNPELLIEPVSSPGILAAKLLLPFGSADDPAGTRGAHDLLASLLSRGCGQHNHVDLADLVEGCGAGLRCDAQEDALVLSLRCTVEDAGQLLPLLAQMVRSPQLEPGQVTLERSLTIQALQRQREDPFHCATTGWRQLVYGNGGYGHDPMGIAEELVDLDRNALRPLAERLPRASSILALAGSVPPQIIETIGSLEDFCDWPQGSSNDPSGRRPYAEAVGTETIQLEPMDTEQVVLMLGQATLGHGHPDELALRLLQCHLGVGMSSLLFQRLREDHGVAYDVAAHFPALAGPAPFVLMASSVEERSELALELLLNIWDELSEQPLSEAALELARAKYIGQLAQGLQTCSQRAERRVQLKAQGLPDDHDQRCVEALAGLTPTDVRQAAQRWLGEPQLSLCGTSAALEQLGRRWRRRATA, from the coding sequence ATGAGCAACCCCGAACTGCTGATCGAACCGGTCTCCAGCCCGGGGATTCTGGCCGCGAAACTGCTGCTTCCCTTCGGCAGCGCCGACGACCCTGCCGGAACACGGGGCGCCCATGACCTGCTGGCATCCCTGCTCAGCCGCGGCTGTGGACAACACAACCACGTGGACCTGGCGGACCTTGTTGAGGGATGCGGAGCTGGTCTGCGCTGCGATGCCCAGGAGGACGCCCTTGTGCTGAGCCTGCGCTGCACGGTGGAAGACGCAGGGCAGCTCCTGCCCCTGTTGGCACAGATGGTTCGTTCTCCCCAACTTGAGCCTGGCCAGGTGACCCTTGAGCGTTCGCTCACGATTCAGGCCTTGCAACGCCAACGAGAGGACCCCTTCCATTGCGCCACGACCGGTTGGAGACAACTGGTCTACGGCAACGGGGGCTACGGCCACGACCCCATGGGCATCGCTGAGGAGCTGGTTGATCTGGATCGGAACGCACTGCGCCCGCTGGCCGAACGGCTCCCGCGGGCATCGAGCATTCTCGCCCTGGCGGGCAGCGTCCCGCCACAAATCATCGAGACGATTGGCTCGCTTGAGGACTTTTGCGACTGGCCTCAGGGGAGCAGCAACGATCCCTCAGGACGCCGCCCCTATGCCGAAGCGGTTGGGACCGAGACGATCCAACTTGAACCGATGGACACCGAACAGGTGGTTCTGATGCTTGGGCAGGCGACGCTGGGGCATGGCCACCCGGATGAACTGGCGCTGCGTCTGTTGCAGTGCCACCTGGGGGTGGGCATGTCGAGCCTGCTGTTCCAACGCCTGCGGGAAGACCATGGCGTGGCCTACGACGTGGCCGCGCACTTCCCTGCCTTGGCGGGGCCAGCGCCGTTTGTGCTGATGGCCTCCAGTGTGGAGGAGCGCTCAGAGCTCGCTCTTGAGTTGCTGCTGAACATCTGGGATGAGCTGAGTGAGCAACCTCTCAGTGAAGCCGCTCTCGAGCTCGCACGGGCCAAGTACATCGGCCAGCTCGCGCAGGGGCTGCAGACCTGCTCCCAACGGGCGGAGCGACGGGTTCAGCTGAAGGCCCAGGGTCTGCCCGACGATCATGACCAACGCTGTGTGGAGGCTCTCGCGGGTCTGACACCCACGGATGTGCGCCAGGCCGCCCAACGTTGGCTGGGGGAACCACAACTCAGCCTGTGCGGAACCTCCGCCGCACTGGAGCAGCTCGGCCGGCGCTGGCGGCGCCGCGCCACTGCTTAG
- a CDS encoding pitrilysin family protein, whose translation MELCHAVLNLPFSGPPLDHWTLPNGVLCVTADMPDAPLTCLDLWCRAGSASEQPGEEGMAHFLEHMVFKGSEHLEAGAFDEAIEALGGSSNAATGFDDVHFHVLAPPDRAREALDLLLELVLQPSLEADGFHTERGVVLEEIAQYADQPNEQVLQLLLSKGCDQHPYGRPILGTPRSLKSMTPEAMRAFHQRQYRGSNCCLAIAGPPSTELRSAPGSSALAGLLDATDPSSASLPLSVRPGRESVVVDRLESARLLMLWEAPPAKDQAGVMAADLATTLLGEGRRSRLVNRLREELQIVESVSMDLSVLEQGSLITLEVICPDEHLEAVEDEVNRQLHAMADELVSDQELKRGQQLVSNGLRYALESTGQVSGLSASQTLWDRQQDLLHPLAFLLPWTAERLRSDLFPRLQPEQAFVLTAQAKTKNG comes from the coding sequence ATGGAACTTTGCCACGCAGTTCTGAACCTTCCGTTCTCCGGTCCCCCACTCGACCATTGGACCCTCCCCAACGGAGTGCTCTGCGTGACGGCCGACATGCCGGATGCACCCCTGACCTGTCTTGATCTGTGGTGCCGTGCCGGCAGTGCCAGTGAGCAGCCAGGGGAAGAGGGCATGGCCCATTTCCTCGAACACATGGTGTTCAAGGGAAGTGAGCATCTGGAGGCTGGGGCGTTCGACGAGGCCATCGAAGCTCTGGGGGGCAGCAGCAATGCCGCCACTGGCTTTGATGACGTTCACTTCCACGTATTGGCACCACCGGATCGAGCCCGCGAAGCGTTGGATCTGTTGTTGGAACTGGTGTTACAACCAAGCCTCGAGGCTGACGGGTTCCACACGGAACGTGGGGTGGTGCTTGAAGAGATCGCCCAATACGCCGATCAACCCAATGAGCAGGTGCTGCAACTGCTGTTGAGCAAGGGCTGTGACCAGCACCCCTACGGCCGACCCATCCTGGGGACACCCCGCAGCCTGAAGAGCATGACGCCCGAGGCCATGCGGGCGTTTCATCAGCGGCAGTACCGCGGTTCCAACTGCTGCCTGGCGATAGCGGGCCCGCCATCCACTGAGCTGCGCAGTGCCCCGGGGTCCTCGGCTCTGGCGGGCCTCCTGGATGCCACAGATCCGTCTTCAGCGTCATTACCCCTGAGCGTGCGTCCTGGACGCGAGAGCGTTGTTGTGGACCGGCTCGAATCCGCCCGACTGCTGATGCTCTGGGAAGCACCCCCAGCCAAGGATCAGGCAGGCGTGATGGCAGCTGATCTCGCCACAACCCTTCTGGGGGAAGGGCGACGCAGCCGTCTCGTGAACCGCTTGAGGGAGGAACTGCAGATCGTTGAAAGTGTGTCGATGGACCTTTCGGTTCTGGAGCAGGGAAGCCTGATCACTCTGGAGGTGATCTGCCCCGACGAGCATCTGGAGGCGGTGGAAGACGAGGTGAACCGGCAGCTGCATGCCATGGCAGATGAGCTGGTCAGCGATCAGGAGCTGAAACGGGGCCAGCAGCTGGTGAGCAACGGACTGCGCTATGCCTTGGAATCGACGGGCCAGGTGTCTGGGCTCAGCGCCAGCCAGACCCTCTGGGATCGACAGCAGGATCTGCTCCACCCCCTGGCCTTCCTGTTGCCATGGACGGCCGAGCGGCTTCGCTCAGACCTGTTTCCAAGGCTTCAACCCGAACAGGCATTTGTGCTGACCGCCCAAGCCAAGACGAAAAACGGATGA
- a CDS encoding phycocyanobilin:ferredoxin oxidoreductase — MQPKPLAPPPGQHPLVQALAASIRSAWAGLPGLEILPCDEDLRFIQGQLDGEGLSIGNELFRCIGLRKLHLEVARLGNGLQILHSVWFPDPHYDLPIFGADIVAGPAGISAAIVDLSPTSDALPEQLIQRLEARPWPVFRQVRELPAWGSAIFSNKVCFIRPDGADEEAAFQQLVSHYLQVMATSVIEATPEPSTALTTVRRYEGQLNYCLQQKRNDKTRRVLEKAFDSAWADRYIDMLLFDNPPEL; from the coding sequence ATGCAGCCCAAGCCACTGGCGCCCCCGCCAGGACAGCATCCCCTCGTGCAGGCCTTGGCGGCGTCGATCCGTAGTGCCTGGGCGGGATTGCCCGGATTGGAGATCCTCCCCTGCGATGAGGATTTGCGCTTCATCCAGGGGCAACTCGATGGCGAAGGCCTGTCGATCGGCAACGAGCTTTTTCGTTGCATCGGTCTTCGCAAGCTTCATTTGGAGGTTGCGCGACTCGGCAACGGTCTGCAGATCCTCCACAGCGTCTGGTTTCCCGACCCCCACTACGACCTGCCGATCTTCGGGGCCGACATCGTGGCCGGCCCTGCGGGCATCTCCGCCGCGATCGTCGATCTCTCCCCCACATCTGATGCCCTGCCGGAACAGCTGATCCAACGGCTTGAGGCCAGGCCATGGCCGGTGTTCCGTCAGGTTCGGGAGCTGCCGGCCTGGGGCTCCGCCATCTTCTCGAACAAGGTGTGCTTCATCCGCCCAGATGGTGCTGACGAGGAAGCAGCCTTTCAGCAGCTGGTGAGCCACTACCTGCAGGTGATGGCCACCAGCGTGATCGAGGCGACTCCCGAACCGTCAACGGCTCTCACTACAGTCCGCCGGTACGAGGGTCAGTTGAACTATTGCCTTCAGCAGAAACGCAACGACAAGACCCGCCGCGTGCTCGAAAAGGCCTTCGATTCAGCCTGGGCCGATCGCTACATCGACATGCTTCTGTTCGACAACCCACCGGAACTCTGA
- a CDS encoding HlyD family efflux transporter periplasmic adaptor subunit, which yields MTPKRWSVLAGSLVIAVIGGWLLRPTPEPKPVEPAPARTVRPEAVAALGQLEPAGDIRNLAAPNAGMAGTPRVSALNVNEGDLIKRGQVLASFDHRDGLLADLERVDAQLRSLDQEIQLQALEVERFSKAAYWGAAELTLVDNKREELVRLQGKRDQALAERKGLQADIVLSQLISPLDGVVLKLHARAGERPGAEGVMDVGANQAMQASIEVYESDISLIRLDQSVRLISENGGFRGELVGRVLRISPQVEQRSVLSTDPTGDADARVVAVDVVLNPEDAAKVSRLAGLKVIARFDP from the coding sequence ATGACCCCCAAGCGCTGGTCTGTTCTGGCTGGAAGTTTGGTCATTGCGGTCATCGGCGGATGGTTGCTGCGGCCGACGCCCGAACCCAAGCCGGTTGAACCAGCGCCTGCTCGCACGGTTCGTCCCGAAGCGGTTGCTGCCCTGGGGCAGCTGGAGCCCGCCGGGGACATCCGCAATCTGGCGGCTCCCAATGCGGGGATGGCAGGCACACCGCGGGTGTCAGCCCTCAATGTGAATGAGGGTGATTTGATCAAGCGGGGCCAGGTGTTGGCGTCCTTCGATCACCGGGATGGCCTGCTCGCTGATCTGGAGCGCGTCGATGCGCAGCTGCGCAGCCTCGACCAGGAGATACAGCTTCAGGCCCTTGAGGTGGAGCGCTTCAGCAAAGCCGCCTATTGGGGTGCGGCCGAATTGACTCTGGTGGACAACAAGCGTGAAGAGCTGGTGCGTCTTCAGGGAAAGCGGGATCAGGCCCTGGCGGAGCGCAAAGGGCTGCAGGCCGACATCGTGCTTAGTCAGCTGATCTCGCCCCTTGATGGTGTTGTGCTCAAGCTGCATGCCCGTGCAGGCGAGCGCCCCGGTGCAGAGGGGGTGATGGATGTGGGGGCCAATCAGGCGATGCAGGCCAGCATCGAGGTCTACGAATCCGATATCTCCCTGATCCGCCTCGACCAGTCCGTGCGCCTCATCAGCGAGAACGGTGGTTTCCGGGGTGAACTCGTCGGACGCGTCCTGCGCATCAGCCCGCAGGTGGAACAACGGTCTGTTCTCTCCACCGATCCCACCGGCGATGCCGACGCCCGCGTTGTGGCGGTTGATGTGGTGCTCAACCCTGAAGATGCCGCCAAGGTCAGCCGTCTGGCTGGTTTGAAGGTGATCGCCCGCTTCGATCCATGA
- the devC gene encoding ABC transporter permease DevC: MNRFWRGRRIPLSWLLLTRQPVRLLVALAGISFAGILMFMQLGFRDGLFDASVTAHRLFDADVVLISPRSASSVSMEAFPRRRLVQTLADPAVDGVTPVHWGLMLWRNPETRRNRSILALGFNPDDPFFVDPSLAEKTDALKQKGRILFDQLSRPEFGPIADWYRDGRVVETEIAGNRVRVAGLVSLGTSFGADGNLLTSTETFLDLMPQKPPGAIEVGLVRLKPGADPEQVVSRLSQRLPKDVSVLTKQGFIDFEQNYWKSSTSIGFIFSLGAAMGFVVGCVIVYQVLYTDVSDHLPEYATLMAMGYRLSHLLGVVVREGFYLAAMGYVPAYLAGQGLYWFVRDATKLPVGMDLSRALTVLVMILVMCMLSSFLAMRRLIDADPAEIF; this comes from the coding sequence ATGAACCGGTTCTGGCGGGGCCGTCGGATTCCCCTCTCCTGGCTGTTGCTGACGCGCCAGCCCGTGCGGTTGCTGGTGGCACTCGCCGGCATCAGCTTCGCGGGAATCCTGATGTTCATGCAGCTCGGATTCCGTGATGGCCTTTTTGATGCCAGCGTCACGGCGCACCGGCTGTTCGATGCCGATGTCGTTCTGATCAGTCCCCGCTCCGCCAGCTCCGTGAGCATGGAAGCCTTTCCAAGGCGGAGGCTGGTTCAGACCCTGGCTGATCCAGCTGTCGATGGGGTGACCCCGGTGCACTGGGGGCTGATGCTCTGGCGGAACCCTGAAACGCGGCGCAACCGGTCGATCCTCGCCTTGGGCTTCAACCCTGACGACCCCTTCTTCGTCGACCCCTCCCTGGCTGAAAAAACTGACGCTCTCAAGCAGAAAGGGCGGATCCTGTTCGATCAGCTGTCACGCCCTGAATTCGGACCCATTGCCGATTGGTATCGCGATGGCCGAGTGGTGGAGACCGAGATCGCTGGCAACCGCGTCCGGGTGGCGGGTTTGGTGAGCCTGGGCACCAGCTTCGGTGCTGACGGCAATCTGCTCACGAGCACCGAGACGTTTCTCGATCTGATGCCTCAGAAGCCGCCTGGGGCGATCGAAGTGGGTCTAGTGCGCTTAAAGCCAGGAGCGGATCCTGAGCAGGTGGTGTCCCGATTAAGCCAGCGGCTGCCCAAGGATGTTTCGGTGCTGACCAAGCAGGGCTTCATCGATTTCGAGCAGAACTACTGGAAGAGCAGCACTTCCATCGGTTTCATCTTCAGCCTCGGTGCTGCCATGGGCTTCGTGGTGGGCTGCGTGATCGTGTACCAGGTGCTCTACACCGATGTGAGTGATCACCTGCCGGAGTACGCCACCTTGATGGCCATGGGCTATCGCCTCAGCCACCTCTTGGGAGTGGTGGTTCGTGAGGGCTTCTATTTGGCGGCGATGGGGTACGTCCCCGCCTACCTGGCTGGTCAGGGGCTGTACTGGTTCGTTCGTGACGCCACCAAGCTGCCCGTCGGCATGGATTTGTCCCGGGCGTTGACCGTTCTGGTGATGATCCTGGTGATGTGCATGTTGTCGTCGTTCCTGGCCATGCGTCGTCTCATTGATGCAGACCCTGCGGAGATCTTCTGA
- a CDS encoding DevA family ABC transporter ATP-binding protein: protein MAAVVVDNLFHAFGQGEMRREVLQNISFSIEPGEVVLLTGPSGCGKTTLLTLIGALRTVQQGQVSVLGQSLDGAGRRRRQQLRRRIGMIFQGHNLLRCLTAEQNVQMGADLLPDLSYRARRDEARQWLRAVGLEDHMAKVPHDLSGGQKQRVAIARALAANPRLLLADEPTAALDSRTGREVVELLRRLAREQSCAVLMVTHDPRIVDVADRLLQMEDGRLKNAV from the coding sequence ATGGCCGCTGTTGTTGTCGACAACCTCTTCCATGCCTTCGGTCAAGGGGAGATGCGCCGCGAGGTTCTTCAGAACATCAGCTTCAGCATCGAGCCGGGCGAAGTGGTGTTGCTCACCGGTCCCTCCGGCTGTGGCAAGACAACGCTGCTCACATTGATCGGCGCCTTGCGGACGGTTCAGCAGGGCCAGGTGTCTGTGCTTGGTCAATCCCTGGATGGAGCTGGTCGTCGTCGTCGCCAGCAGCTGCGCCGGCGCATTGGAATGATTTTTCAGGGGCACAACCTCCTGCGCTGCCTCACGGCTGAACAGAACGTGCAGATGGGAGCTGATCTTCTGCCTGATCTCAGCTACAGGGCCCGTCGGGATGAGGCCCGTCAGTGGCTCCGTGCCGTCGGCCTGGAGGACCACATGGCCAAAGTCCCCCATGACCTGTCCGGAGGACAAAAGCAACGGGTCGCCATTGCCCGTGCCCTTGCCGCCAACCCCCGTCTTCTTCTTGCTGATGAACCCACCGCTGCCTTGGACAGCCGTACGGGCCGGGAGGTGGTGGAGCTGCTTCGCCGACTGGCCCGTGAACAATCCTGCGCGGTGCTGATGGTGACCCATGACCCGCGCATCGTTGATGTTGCCGATCGCTTGCTCCAGATGGAGGACGGGCGATTAAAGAATGCTGTTTAG
- a CDS encoding glycosyltransferase family 2 protein, with the protein MFVSVVIPTYNRRPILEKCLSALEDQQLAGALQDYEVVVVDDGSTDGTPSWLSEQAHRFPHVRLFEQEHGGPAEGRNRGVDHARGDVIVFIDSDLVVTETFLATHARALKQCWQRRGDQLCFTYGAVINTANFEAPCSERHKLRDLSWAYFATGNVAIDREVLERSGLFDTGFRLYGWEDLELGERLRRMGVELVKCPDAVGYHWHPALSLDQIPRLVEVEGERARMGLVFYRKHPTRRVRLIIQFTWFHRILWEVLTLCGLINPSSIRPLLRWLIRHGYPGTAMELLRLPLNRIGVRALFREARAAGLR; encoded by the coding sequence ATGTTCGTCAGCGTCGTTATTCCGACCTACAACCGACGCCCGATCCTTGAGAAATGCCTCTCGGCACTGGAAGATCAGCAGCTTGCTGGAGCTCTTCAGGACTACGAGGTTGTTGTGGTCGACGACGGGTCCACCGATGGAACGCCGTCATGGCTGAGTGAGCAGGCCCATCGTTTTCCCCATGTACGCCTGTTTGAGCAGGAGCACGGTGGCCCTGCGGAGGGCCGGAACCGAGGCGTGGATCACGCCCGTGGCGATGTGATCGTCTTCATAGACAGCGACCTGGTGGTCACAGAAACCTTCCTGGCCACCCATGCACGGGCGTTGAAGCAGTGCTGGCAACGGCGGGGTGATCAGCTCTGCTTCACCTATGGCGCGGTCATCAACACCGCCAACTTCGAAGCACCCTGCTCGGAACGCCACAAATTACGTGACTTGTCCTGGGCTTATTTCGCCACCGGCAATGTGGCCATCGATCGGGAGGTGCTGGAGCGCTCAGGCTTGTTTGACACCGGTTTCCGCCTTTATGGCTGGGAAGACTTGGAACTCGGTGAGCGTCTGCGGCGGATGGGGGTTGAGTTGGTCAAGTGTCCGGACGCTGTCGGGTACCACTGGCACCCAGCCCTGAGTCTCGACCAGATCCCCCGTCTTGTGGAAGTGGAGGGAGAACGGGCGCGTATGGGGCTTGTCTTTTACCGCAAGCATCCAACCAGGCGGGTGCGCTTGATCATTCAGTTCACCTGGTTCCATCGCATCCTTTGGGAAGTGCTCACCCTCTGTGGGCTGATCAATCCCTCCAGCATTCGCCCACTGCTCCGCTGGCTGATTCGGCACGGCTATCCGGGAACGGCGATGGAGCTGCTTCGTTTGCCCCTCAATCGCATCGGTGTGCGTGCCCTGTTCCGCGAGGCCAGAGCAGCCGGACTTCGCTGA
- the rpsB gene encoding 30S ribosomal protein S2 has translation MAVVTLAEMMEAGAHFGHQTRRWNPKMSRYIYCARNGVHIIDLVQTAVCMNNAYKWTRSAARSGKRFLFVGTKKQASEVVALEAARCGASYVNQRWLGGMLTNWTTMKARIDRLKDLERMESSGAIAMRPKKEGAVLRRELERLQKYLGGLKNMRRLPDVVVLVDQRRESNAVLEARKLDIPLVSMLDTNCDPDLCEVPIPCNDDAVRSVQLILGRLADAINEGRHGSNDQRGGDSEG, from the coding sequence ATGGCTGTCGTCACCCTCGCCGAGATGATGGAAGCTGGCGCCCACTTTGGGCACCAGACCCGTCGTTGGAACCCCAAGATGTCGCGCTACATCTATTGCGCGCGCAACGGCGTTCACATCATCGACCTCGTGCAGACTGCCGTCTGCATGAACAACGCTTACAAGTGGACCCGTTCTGCTGCCCGCAGCGGCAAGCGTTTCCTCTTCGTTGGTACCAAGAAGCAAGCCTCTGAAGTGGTGGCGCTTGAAGCCGCCCGCTGCGGAGCCTCCTATGTGAACCAGCGCTGGTTGGGCGGCATGCTCACCAACTGGACCACCATGAAGGCCCGGATCGACCGCCTCAAGGATCTGGAGCGGATGGAGTCCAGTGGTGCCATCGCCATGCGCCCCAAGAAAGAGGGTGCGGTGCTGCGTCGCGAACTCGAGCGTCTCCAGAAGTACCTGGGTGGTCTCAAGAACATGCGTCGCCTGCCCGACGTTGTGGTTCTGGTGGACCAGCGTCGTGAGTCGAATGCCGTGCTCGAAGCCCGCAAGCTCGACATTCCCCTGGTCTCCATGCTGGACACCAACTGCGATCCAGACCTCTGTGAGGTGCCGATTCCCTGCAACGACGACGCCGTTCGTTCTGTTCAACTGATTCTGGGCCGTTTGGCCGATGCGATCAATGAGGGCCGTCACGGTTCCAACGATCAGCGTGGTGGCGACAGCGAAGGCTGA